AATGAAAGTACGGGAGAAGCGGAGTATATTGATGTGATTCCCGTAGACGGAGTAAAAGCATCGGAACTCTATGAGCGAATTGACCACTGGTATAACAACTTTTTTGTTAATCCACATTCAGTAATTCAGGAAAGAGATGAAGAAGGAAATACTATTCACGGCCGGCATAATATGACCGTATATAACGAGGTTGACGGAGTACAGGTAAGATTTGGGCAGATTAGATATAACATCAATGTGATGGCACGTGACGGAAGATATCGCTATGAGATAAATGATATCATTGTGGTTCAAAGACCCAGAACACCCATACACGAATTGTTAGATCCGGATTCACCGCATAAAAACAGAAATTTCAATCA
The genomic region above belongs to Chitinophagaceae bacterium and contains:
- a CDS encoding DUF4468 domain-containing protein, whose amino-acid sequence is MKILVSLFSIFLMLNISHSAISQPPIPLNESTGEAEYIDVIPVDGVKASELYERIDHWYNNFFVNPHSVIQERDEEGNTIHGRHNMTVYNEVDGVQVRFGQIRYNINVMARDGRYRYEINDIIVVQRPRTPIHELLDPDSPHKNRNFN